Proteins encoded in a region of the Quercus lobata isolate SW786 chromosome 8, ValleyOak3.0 Primary Assembly, whole genome shotgun sequence genome:
- the LOC115958353 gene encoding scarecrow-like transcription factor PAT1, protein MQASQRLRISGMSNGLYYQPIREVEANCLPQFQTFDCQPYYNDSSQASNNYLAQNFYERYCTLESSSANGSYAVHNSPSTVSFSPNGSPMSQQDSHSYPADPHYSPDNTYGSPISGSCITDEVHDFKHKLKELENVMLGPDCNVMLGPDCNFLDSYDSSFQNGINNTSLEMDSCRQVMEAISNRNLKQILIFCAKAVSDNDLLMAHWLMDELRQMVSVTGEPIQRLGAYMLEGLVARLASSGSTICNAVKCKEPESKDLLSYMHILYEVCPYFKFGYMSANGAIAEAMKDEKRVHIIDFQIAQGSQWLTLIQAFASRPGGPPHIRITGIDDSMSAYARGGGLNIVGKRLSKLAESFKVPFEFHAVAVSGCEVQLENLGVRPGEALAVNFAFMLHHMPDESVSTQNHRDRLLRLVKSLSPKVVTLVEQESNTNTAAFYPRFLETLSYYTAMFESIDVTLPREHKERINVEQHCLAREVVNILACEGPERVERHELLGKWRSRFKMAGFTPYPLSSLVNATIKTLLENYCNKYRLQERDGALYLGWMDRDLVASCAWK, encoded by the coding sequence ATGCAAGCATCACAACGGCTCAGAATTTCAGGCATGTCCAACGGATTGTACTATCAACCAATTCGAGAAGTTGAGGCCAACTGCTTGCCTCAATTTCAAACATTTGACTGTCAGCCATACTACAATGATAGCAGCCAAGCATCCAACAACTACCTGGCTCAGAATTTCTATGAGCGGTATTGCACTTTGGAGTCATCCTCGGCAAATGGTAGCTATGCTGTTCATAATTCCCCATCAACTGTCAGTTTCTCGCCCAATGGTAGCCCGATGTCTCAGCAAGATTCTCATTCATACCCTGCCGACCCACACTATTCCCCTGATAATACCTATGGCTCTCCAATAAGTGGGTCCTGCATAACTGATGAAGTACATGATTTCAAGCACAAACTGAAAGAACTGGAAAATGTAATGCTGGGTCCTGATTGCAATGTAATGCTGGGTCCTGATTGCAATTTTCTTGATAGCTATGATAGTTCCTTCCAGAATGGTATAAACAATACTTCACTGGAAATGGACAGCTGTAGACAAGTAATGGAAGCAATTTCTAATAGGAACTTAAAGCAGATCCTTATCTTCTGTGCAAAAGCAGTATCAGATAATGATCTGTTAATGGCACATTGGTTGATGGATGAATTACGTCAAATGGTGTCAGTTACTGGTGAACCAATTCAAAGGTTGGGAGCATACATGTTGGAAGGGCTTGTTGCGCGGTTGGCCTCTTCAGGGAGTACGATTTGCAATGCAGTGAAATGTAAAGAACCAGAAAGCAAGGATCTCCTCTCTTATATGCACATTCTTTATGAGGTTTGCCCTTACTTCAAATTTGGGTATATGTCTGCCAATGGAGCTATTGCAGAAGCCATGAAGGATGAAAAGAGAGTTCACATAATTGATTTCCAAATTGCTCAGGGGAGTCAATGGCTTACTTTAATCCAGGCTTTTGCATCTAGGCCTGGTGGGCCACCCCACATCCGCATAACAGGTATTGATGATTCCATGTCAGCTTATGCTCGTGGAGGAGGTCTAAATATTGTGGGAAAGAGGCTATCTAAGCTTGCGGAGTCTTTTAAGGTGCCATTTGAGTTCCATGCTGTGGCCGTGTCTGGTTGCGAGGTTCAGCTAGAAAATCTTGGAGTTCGACCAGGGGAAGCTCTGGCTGTGAACTTCGCTTTTATGCTACATCACATGCCAGATGAAAGTGTCAGCACCCAGAATCATCGGGACAGGCTGCTGAGGCTGGTCAAGAGCCTGTCTCCAAAGGTGGTTACCCTTGTTGAGCAAGAATCTAACACAAATACTGCTGCATTCTATCCACGGTTCCTTGAAACGCTGAGCTACTACACTGCTATGTTTGAGTCGATTGATGTGACCCTTCCAAGGGAGCACAAGGAGCGAATCAATGTTGAGCAGCACTGCTTGGCAAGGGAGGTGGTTAACATATTAGCATGTGAGGGGCCTGAGAGGGTGGAACGCCATGAGCTTCTTGGTAAGTGGAGGTCACGGTTCAAAATGGCGGGATTTACTCCTTACCCTTTAAGCTCCTTGGTGAATGCTACCATTAAAACACTGCTGGAGAACTACTGTAACAAATATAGGCTTCAAGAACGAGACGGAGCTCTGTATCTTGGCTGGATGGACAGAGACTTGGTTGCTTCTTGTGCGTGGAAGTGA